In a single window of the Terriglobus roseus genome:
- a CDS encoding TrmH family RNA methyltransferase — MMPERITSKTNTRVRALRSALQTRRGETVGIEGFHLVREAVASGLLLTTLYVRDDQAGVLDQLPEDAAREVLLLSREAFDSAAATEQAQGIAAMLDRPAQSYVPRTGDLVLLADGIQDPGNLGTLIRSAEAFGASAVALGDGTVDPWNGKCLRASAGAAFRMPLPRWNNDLLLSLRAVDARLFAAVARDGELAHVTSFDGTAVIIVGNEAAGVSGALLEVCDERVTLATIGPTESLNAAVAGSLLLYEASQQRRFKDRSTR; from the coding sequence ATGATGCCGGAACGGATTACAAGCAAGACGAATACCCGCGTGCGTGCCCTGCGATCTGCACTGCAGACCAGGCGCGGCGAAACGGTTGGGATCGAGGGCTTTCACCTGGTGCGCGAGGCCGTGGCCAGCGGCCTGCTGCTGACGACCCTCTATGTTCGCGACGACCAGGCGGGCGTACTGGATCAACTGCCTGAGGACGCGGCACGCGAAGTCCTGCTGCTCTCGCGCGAGGCGTTCGACAGCGCCGCGGCGACGGAACAGGCCCAGGGGATCGCCGCTATGCTCGACCGGCCCGCCCAGTCGTATGTGCCACGGACGGGCGATCTCGTATTGCTGGCCGATGGCATCCAGGACCCCGGCAACCTGGGGACGCTGATCCGCTCCGCCGAGGCCTTCGGTGCCTCGGCTGTGGCTCTCGGGGATGGCACGGTCGATCCGTGGAACGGCAAGTGCCTGCGGGCCTCCGCTGGTGCCGCCTTCCGCATGCCGTTGCCTCGCTGGAACAACGATCTCCTGCTCTCTCTGCGGGCCGTAGATGCCAGGCTATTCGCGGCGGTCGCACGCGACGGGGAGTTGGCTCACGTCACCAGCTTCGACGGTACGGCCGTGATCATCGTCGGCAATGAGGCAGCCGGAGTCTCGGGTGCGCTGCTGGAGGTCTGCGACGAACGCGTCACTTTGGCTACCATCGGTCCCACGGAGAGCCTGAACGCCGCCGTCGCGGGTTCCCTGCTCCTCTATGAAGCATCACAGCAGAGACGCTTCAAAGATCGATCGACACGATGA
- a CDS encoding L-threonylcarbamoyladenylate synthase, which produces MSAEMLRMNPDEPEADLVRYVASSLESGMVVAMPTDTFYGLAVDPVNLRAVEQIYELKTRAKHKPLSLLIANLSQGYELARDIDTAFDRLAEKFWPGPLTIIVKAGSRLPLRVTAHTGNVALRVPEAPIARAVVEKLGLPITATSANLAGHPECTHARCVREQLGDRIPLIVDGGPTARTVPTTIVDLSGGGNSWMILREGAIPTHEIALALQ; this is translated from the coding sequence ATGTCGGCAGAGATGTTGCGGATGAACCCGGATGAGCCTGAAGCAGACCTGGTGCGGTATGTCGCCAGTTCGCTCGAAAGCGGTATGGTCGTCGCGATGCCGACTGACACCTTCTACGGTCTTGCCGTAGACCCGGTGAATCTGCGAGCCGTTGAGCAGATCTACGAATTGAAGACCCGAGCCAAACACAAGCCTTTGTCTCTGCTGATCGCCAACCTGTCGCAGGGGTACGAACTGGCGCGCGATATTGACACTGCATTTGACCGGCTGGCAGAGAAGTTCTGGCCCGGCCCTTTGACGATCATCGTCAAGGCTGGATCGCGTCTGCCACTTCGTGTGACCGCGCATACGGGCAATGTTGCCTTGCGCGTTCCGGAGGCGCCTATCGCGCGTGCCGTTGTGGAAAAGCTCGGACTGCCCATCACGGCCACCTCCGCGAACCTTGCTGGCCATCCGGAGTGCACGCACGCTCGCTGCGTGCGCGAGCAGCTTGGCGACCGGATCCCGTTGATCGTCGACGGTGGACCAACGGCGCGGACCGTTCCAACGACGATCGTGGACCTTAGCGGTGGCGGCAACTCGTGGATGATCCTGCGCGAAGGGGCCATTCCAACCCACGAGATCGCTTTGGCACTTCAGTAG